AAGGCGCGGCCTGCTTCGCTGGCATTGCTTTCACGCGGCTCATTTTCACCACGACCTTCTGTACGCAAACGTGCCCCCTGAACACTGCGATCAATCATATAATCTACGACCGATTGAGATCGGCGTTCAGATAGTCGTTGGTTAAAGCCATCGCTACCCACATTATCAGTGTGTCCCACCACGTGCACGACGGTACGATCATACTTATTAATTACATCACTTAGCTTATCTAGCGTTGGATAAAAAGAGGTCTTGACATCATCTTTACCAAAATCAAAAGACACTTCGCTATTAAGGCTTAATTTTAGAGTGTCATCTTTAAGGCGTTCAATTTCTATCGCGTTTTGTGCTTCTTCTTCAGCCAGGGCTTCTTCAAACTCTTTTTGCTGCTTGTCCATATAGCCACCGACAGCACCACCAATAATAGCACCAGCTACAGCACCAACCACCTTGCTTGAGTTATGGTCATCATCAATTTGATGACCCAAAATAGCGCCAACAACTGCGCCAATACCCGCGCCTGTCTTGGCGCGTTTGTTGGGATCATCTGTCGCACAAGCAGCCACTGCAAGCAGCACTGAAACTGCTAGCAGTGTCTTAGCCAATATTTTGTAGGATCTTTTCATGATCGTCTCCAATCTCATCACGCCTGAGTATTTCGGGAAATTTTATAACTTGATTATGAGCAATGCTAGCAAAGCTATCCGTCAAAACAATCACACAACACAACTTTTGTATAACAATGCGTAGCGCATAGTCTATAACGTATCAAATAAGCACTGTATCTTTGCTGAACCGTATTTTACGGCTGCACATAAAACGATAAAAATATTTAAAATCAATAGTTTATATTCATTCAAAATAACATCTATACAGAAAATGTGCGTTAACGCGTAGCCAAATATTTATCAAGATGATTAGCAAATGCCATGCGATCTTTTTGGCTCAAGGCTGGCGGACCGCCTGTATCAATACCGCTGGAACGGAGTGTATCCATAAAATCGCGCATCGTTAAACGGCCTTTAATATTTTCTTTAGTATAGAGCTCACCACGTGGGCTTAATGCAATACACCCTTTATCAATCACATCGTTTGCCAACGGGATATCACTGGTTATTACCAGGTCACCCGGTGTTACCCGCTTAACGATCTCGTTATCGGCAACATCAAAACCTGCGCCGACTTGCACAAACTTAATCACCTCTGATTTAGGTACACGAAGAAACTGGTTTGCCACTAAAGTAACTACTACACGAGTTCGCTCTGCAGCACGAAATAATATTTCTTTTATCACTACCGGGCAGGCATCGGCATCAATCCATATATTCATCTCATGCCCCTTAGAGAGTTTTAAAATAACAAAATAGCGCTTCAGAAAGAAACCATTTTGTTATTATTTTTTATGTCTAAATATCATGACAAAGCCCCAAAAATAGATATTATAATGTAATTATGCGAAAATATATTCGAGCAAGATTTTTATAAAACCTGCAATACAGAACATAAATTATTATGACAAAAAAATATAATTCCCCTCCCGACACAGAGCTCTTAACCGTCAAATTATATTTACATTTTTACGATAAATCTTTATACCAACCCACTGAAAAATCTATTTCCAAACTGTGCAAAGACGAGCTAAAAAAATTTACTTCGTATTCCAACAAAAGGAAAAAAGAATTCTTGCTGGGTCGACTATTGTTAAGGTTCGCAATTCAACAGCAAAATAATAATTTTATTAACCCTTTACATACTATCGAGCGTGATGGATTACCACCTCTCGTTCCTTTTGCCGAAAAAAATAACCTATACTTTAACATTAGCCATTCACACTGTGTTGTTGGCGTATCAATTGTCGAGACCAACAATGAAATTTTATTAGGTTTGGATATTGAACACATGAAACCAGTGAAAAATTTCGCTACAACTGATTTTTTTTGCAATGAAAATCAAATAAAAAATATTTCCAACAAAAGAGATTCACATAAAAAAATGATGCTTTATTATCACTATTGGACACAAAAAGAAGCCTACATAAAATCACAAGGCAAGGGGATATTTTCATCTAACATAAAAGAACTAGAGTTTTTTCCTTCACAAAATATCGTAAATACCACATTATCCACGACAGAAATTTCAAAAAAACATGCGGCACAAGACCACTACAAAACATCAATTTACTGCTCTAAACCACACCAACTTGAAACAAGAGTTTCCACTATAAATAAGGCTGGAATTTTCAGCCAGACACAAAAAATTAATCCTCATTGGCAAACATTCAGTTTGCGCAAATAAATTATTTTTTCTCCTTACGGATCAAGTCATCATAAAGATCCATTAAGTATTGCCTGGGCAGCTTTCCATTATCTTCGCGCTGCAATGACGAAAGCAAAAAAATCGGCCTCGGTACAAAAGTAATGTCCAGGCGAGACCGAAGGTAGCCTAATAAATCTTGCTTACTTACCCTGGGTTTTAATACTACCAAAGCCACTAAGCGTGGCACTGTTCTATTTTGCGCAGGGAAAAACACTATCCCATCAAGCAAACCTGGAAACACTTGCAATACTTGATTGATTTCGTGAAGAGACCCTCGCTTGCCAGCGATATTAATCATATCTGAGGCTCTACCCTCCAAACGAAATTGCTTCTCACCAAGCATGGTAATCTTGTCTTGCAATTTTGTCGCATTAAAAATATGCTCGGCGCTGACAATCACTTCTTCATCCGCTTTCATTGTAAACCGAATGTCGTCAAAGCAATTCCACATTTCATGATGCGCCGTTGCGCGAAACGCTATAGAACCGACCTCGCTGCAACCGTATATTTCTCTTAACCTGGAACTAAAACAGCTTTCAGTCTGCTGCGCTAAACGTTGATCTAACGGGGCAGTTGCACATAACACTCTGTCAATAGATGAAAAGTCCATTGAACTGGCAACCAGTGCACGCAAATGTACTGGTGTTGACACCAAAATTTTAGGGCTTGGCAGCACTGCTAATAGGGTTTTAATATCCTTAGGGAAAAGAGGTTTGCTATCAACCACGCACACGTTTGCCATAAGCGCCAATAAAATGGACGTTTCCAAGCCCCACATGTGTTGGCCTGGCACAGTAGCAAGTTGATAAAACGTATCTATCTTATTAGGCACCATGTATCGGCGATTAATTTCTGTACTTGCCGTAAGTGTGCCCCAGGTTTTTTCAATTGGCTGCGAATCGCCTGTTGATCCTGAGGTAAAGCTGATGACCGCAAGGTGATTTGCTGCAATCATCGGCATCTCGAAATCATCACTGCCAAGCAAAGAAAGGGTCGATAAATCTAACTGCGGTAACTCTTTCCCTAATGTCCCATCATGAATAATATAACTATTGCCATAACGTTTATGTAATGCTTTATGGGTGACGGTATTTTTGTTCGGTGGCAGCAAACTAGTTTGCTTGCGCACTATCGCTGCACACAAAGAAACCATAAATAAATAGCGATTACTACACAAGTTGATAGCATATTTGTGTTCAGGCAGTATTTTCGCTAACTGCTTTACATGACCTAAAAATTGCTTGGCAGTGATCTCCCCTTGATGACCATTCAAGACCTTCAGTGGGCGATCAATATAAGCAATATTTTCTTGTCGATGGCGCTGAATTAACGGAATAGTTACGCCATGTATACAATTTTCCACGTATCGCAGGATTACTTATTTTTGTTCAACAAATTCGCACAAAGTTCTCAAGGAGGTAAATGCCTTTTGAGTACCCTCCTCTTCAGCTTGCATTTGTACCTTGTATTTCTGTGAAATTGCCAAGGCTATCTCCAACGCATCAATAGAGTCCAAACCCAGCCCTTCTCCAAACAACGGCTCATCAGGATCAATATCACCCGGCCCTATGTCTTCCAGGTTTAAGGCATCAACGATTAAATATGCCATTTCCTGCTCGGCTTCTGTTTGTACTGTCACGTTAGTTTCTCTCTTTTATTTAGGACTTTATTGTAAAGGATCTCGGCAAAAGTCCCTTTATTTTTTGGCTATGTAGTTTAAACTACACGACAAGGAAAACAGGATAAAAATCAACAATTTTTAGCTACTTGAGCAAGCTAAATCAGCAGTAACAGGCTTTATATCAATGAAAATCCAGACCAATTGCGCGCCTAACGTTCATGATAACTTATTGATTTCATAAAAGATATTCTCACCCACACAAATTATGCTACATAATTATTATTCTGTTGACACTATAAAATCCTTATTGGATAAAACTGACACCCTGATGGTGCTCCCCTATGATTCGGCTTGCGCACTAGCTGAGACAGGCGTCATTGCATCAGGCTTAAGTAGCTTAGGCCATAGCTTTAACGAGGTTTGGTCCATATCAAACACTGAAATAGACCGAGGCACATCAGGACGCTGCCAGTGGAGCAAATCAAAAGAGGTTCTCTGTGCCGCAATCTGGAAAACGCCTGATCAATGTAAAAATTTAGAAAAAGCAACCCAGTCTGCGTACGAAGAGTTACTCGCACTACTATACCAATTTGACTACCGGCATCCTTTTCGTTTCTGGAATTATTTGCCCAATATCAATGCTGGAAATAATGACGAAGAACAATATAAAAAATTTTGTATGGGCCGTTTCAATGCCTTCAAAACAAAAGGGATACCCCCCAACCAATTTCCAGCAGCCTCGGCACTTGGACACCACACAGAAGGGGCGGTTATTTATGTGATCGCCGACCGTTCTCCATCAATCCACCATAAGAATGCTTTGCAATCAAATGCCTATGAGTATCCACGCCAATACGGCATTAGTAGCCCTTCTTTTTCGCGTGCAACCAGTATTACCGTTGGAGCAAAACCATTGTTTTTCATTTCAGGGACGGCCAGCATTATTGGGCACAAAACTCAACATGCCAACGACCTGAAAAAACAAGTGCAAACCACAATTGAAAATATTCAGCATCTATTAAAGCATGCCAACAACCATGCATTACCGCTGCAATCAATGAAAGTTTATTTGCGTCATGCTAACGACTATTCGCTAGCGAAAAAACTCCTGCAAAAAACTTTCTTAACAGTGCCGATATTATTCACCCATGCCGATATATGTCGCACTGATCTATTAGTGGAAATCGAGTGTTTTTGCAGTTAATGCGACGACCCCTTTCGCAGAAATGATGCAAAAACATAAAAATTTAAAAATTTATTGGCGGGTATTTGCCACCGGATTAAGCTTTTTGCTATTTGGTCTTGGCTCTCTCATCATTGGCTTATTTTTTCTTCTCATTATTGCACCACTACCGGTATCAGCAGGTCGCAAGCAATGCTGGGTTCGCTACATTATCAACAAGGCATGCCAAGCCTATATTGTTGCAATAAAATCATTACAAGTACTGAGCTTTTCTATAGAAAAAAACAATATTGAAAATCACTCAGGCCATTTAATAATCGCCAATCACCCAACGCTATTAGATGCGATTTTTGTATTGTCAGAAATTGATAACGTATGCTGCATTGTCAAGGCAAACTTATGGAAAAACCCGCTCACCTGCATTGTTGTAACACTGGCAGGATATATCCCAAACACATCATCCAATTTAGTCGAATTAGCAACAGACAAACTCCGTAGCAATGAAAATATTTTGATATTCCCTGAAGGCACACGTAACACTTACGACAGTCAGTTAGAGTTTAAACGCGGCGCAGCAAACATTGCCGTGCTCACCAATTGTCCCATTTTACCCATCGTCATTCACTGTGCACCACGTACACTGCAAAAATATGAAAAATGGTATCAGGTCCCCGCATCAACCCCACATTTTTCTTTACGCATGCTTGCTGTAATCAACATTGCCAATTGCATTGATACCAGCAGGCCAAGAACCGTACAATACCGCCATCTCACTCATTTGTTACGCGAACTCTACCGCACTAATCTATCAGCATAAATAAGCGAAAGCACGTCAAAGCCGATCATTTCTGCATCATTAGTCGCTATTTTTCGACACAACAGTGCCGATATAATAAGCTAATATTGCTATAATCACGAAAACCATTCTATGCCATATACCTCATAAAATGACCATGAAATACAGCCACGAAGAAATTCTTGACCACACCAAACAAATATTAATACGGTTATTTGAATTAGATGAGTCGATGCTAACACCTGACGCACGACTATATGAAGACCTCGATATAGACAGCATCGATACCGTAGACATGTTGATCGAACTCAAACGTTTTACTGGTGCCAATGTAAAACCTGAACATTTCAAACAAGCTCGAACCTTGCAAGATATTGTTGAGGCTGTAGCTAAACTATAGCTTCAAAATAAACAATAATGGACAGCAAAATCAGTATTAGTCTGGACTTTGAAGTGCCTTTTTTTGACGTCGACTCTTATCGTGTTGTCTGGCACGGCAGTTATGTCAAATATTTTGAAGTAGCACGTTGCAAATTACTCGAACACATAAACTATACTTACGATGACATGGAACGTTCCGGCTATTTCTTTCCTGTCGTTGACTTACAAATTCGCTACATAAAACCACTACGCTTCAGGCAAAAAGTAACTATTATTGCCACCTTGCACGAATGGGAATGCCGCCTGGTCCTCCGCTACCTGATTCTTGATCAAGATAGCGGGCAACATTTAACTAAAGGTAAAACAGTGCAAGCAGCTGTGTCTATGTCAGATTTGATTACACAATTTTCCTGCCCAGATATATTAATCAACAACGTCAATAAAATGTTATCGGTAGACACATAATGCGTCACACTCTCTTAGCCTGCTGCCTGGTTTTATGGCATAGCAGCTCTATCTACGCCAATGACCAGACAATGGGTGCAGCATTAGCCGAGACACTCCCTCAACATTGCTTATTGTCTGGCAATTTTACTCAAACACGCAGGCTCCGCACACTGCCAGCACCATTGGTTTCTTCAGGTCAGTTTTTCTTTTCTTGTCACAATGGATTAATTTGGCAAACTGAATCACCCATCAATGAAACACTTGTTTACACGCAACAAGAATATTATTTTCAAATTAAAGAAGAGCAATCGCCACAACTACTACAAAGCAGGCTGCATGACCACTTAGCCAAGATACTGCTCGGACTAATGAGCGCAGATAAACATTATTTGCAAGAACAATTCACCATCAACAATGAATCGAACAACAAAATGTCCTTCATTCTCAAGCCAAAGGATAAACAATTAAAGCGCGGCTTAAAAAAAATCATCTTGCGCCAAGAAAACGCGTTAAATACTATAAAAATAGTCAACATCAACAAAGAAACAACGCGTATCGTCATTAGCAATACGCAGGATCTAAACTGGCAGAGCAATAACCACACTCAGTCTTTTTGTCAGGACTTGACAGCTAAAATTCAGCTCGCCTGCGATATACTCATGCAGCCGAAAAATCACTTAACCCTTCATTAATTGCGACAAAAAAATGCTCTTATGGAGAAGCCTGTTTTTCATCGCCCTGGTCTTCATAGGCCAATTTTTTATTCGTAGCTATGACCATATATCTATCGACACAGACCTAAAAGACTTGTCTCCCGCGCTGGCTCATCAACAAGACTTACAATTTGCCATCCATACACTATCAGAAGATATAGAGCGCCATTTTATATTGTTACTTAGCAGCACTAATGTAGTCCAGGTACAACAAGCCAGTGAATTTATTATTAAGAAAATAAATGCTATCAACAATCTCACTGTTGCTGATCTTAACGACCAACAGTCTGCCGCCTTACTGGACAAGCTCACACAACATCGCTTTCAATTACTTACAGCCAAGCAACAAAAAAATATTAGCCAACTCGATGATGATACGCTGATTAAGCAGGCACAACAGCGCTTGTTTCAATTACAGGGAAGCATTAGTTTATTGTCGTTTTCTGATGACCCAATGGGCTGGCTTAACGATTATATCTTGCAATTGATGAGCACATCCGATTTGCAAGATACGCATGCTAAAAAAGGGGAAATACAACCCGCTAACGCTAATGAAAAAAAGGTTTTTTATCAGCCTGTCGCCATTACTATCGAGCATGGTGCCTTGCAAATGTCAACGCAGAATATACTACGCCGCCAATTGCAAACACTGGAAAAAGAGGTGCTAAATCAATACCCTGTGAGCATCCATCATTCAGGCGTATTTTTCTTTGCTGCTGATGCCGCTGACAAAGCAAAACGCGACATTAGTCTTATTAGCACCTTTTCTCTTATTGGCGTTATTGCCTTATTGCTGGTGGCCTTTCGCACACTGTCAGCACTGTGGCTACCCTTATTGTCTATAATATTAGGGATTGCTGGCGCTTTCGCCGTTACGCACAGTTGGTTTGGTTCTGTGCATATCCTGACAATTTTATCAGGCGTAAGCTTAATAGGTATCGTAATTGATTATTCATTGCATTATTTCTACCATCAAAACGCAAACCATAATAATCCCCACAATAACTCGGGCAGAAATAATACCCCGGAGAAAAACAAGCGCCTGCATAGCGCACTACTGTTAAGCCTGTTGACATCGATTATTGGCTTCGGCGCACTATCTCTTTCCGAGCTTGACTCACTGAAAAAACTGGCTGTATTTGCTTGCTGTGGACTAACTATGGCCTGGTTAAGCGTGCTGGTGCTCGGCTCATGGATGCTACGTAAACCTGTTCGCATCGATCAACGACACATCCCTGCATTACTTAATCTATTGATGAGGCCTTTACGTGCTATTGGGTCAAAGGTGATACTCGTTTTCGGCCTGACGATAATTATCTGTTTTTCTGTTCTTGCCTATATCGGCATCCCCGGCAATGATGACCCTCGTTTGTTTTTTAAACCCTCAACCGACCTGTTAAAACAAGAACAGTACATTAGCAAACTAGTCAATGACTATGAGCCAGGACGCTATTTGGTAATACATGGAGAAAATTCAGAGCAGGTTTACAAGAAGTTTGCCAAACTATCGAGCGCAACAGACAATAGCCAAATAACCACACTTAACAGTGTAATGAATTGGCTGCCCTCTCCTATGGAACAACGCAATAACTATCAAATGCAACAGCGTTTATTTCAAAATGATGGTGTGATCGATAAGCTTTTCACACTACTAGATATGCCTGATGATAGCGCAAAAAAATTACGTAGCGAATACCGACAAGCCGACCAATATTTATTAACCCCGACTGATGTATTAGGATTATTGCCAAATACAATGAACAGCTTATGGCTTGATAATAATGGAAAAATATACAGTTTCGCCTTGATACCAAAAGGCACTGATACGACTGCCATAGAAATCGCTAGCAATGAAATTGATGGCGTTGAATATATTAATACTGTTGCCTTGGCTGAAAAAATATTACAACAGCAACGGGTTTCCGCAGAAAAATTATTGCTTTATGCTTACGCCCTTATCGCCATACTTATGTTGTTAC
This genomic window from Gammaproteobacteria bacterium contains:
- a CDS encoding 4'-phosphopantetheinyl transferase superfamily protein, which codes for MTKKYNSPPDTELLTVKLYLHFYDKSLYQPTEKSISKLCKDELKKFTSYSNKRKKEFLLGRLLLRFAIQQQNNNFINPLHTIERDGLPPLVPFAEKNNLYFNISHSHCVVGVSIVETNNEILLGLDIEHMKPVKNFATTDFFCNENQIKNISNKRDSHKKMMLYYHYWTQKEAYIKSQGKGIFSSNIKELEFFPSQNIVNTTLSTTEISKKHAAQDHYKTSIYCSKPHQLETRVSTINKAGIFSQTQKINPHWQTFSLRK
- a CDS encoding 1-acyl-sn-glycerol-3-phosphate acyltransferase, coding for MMQKHKNLKIYWRVFATGLSFLLFGLGSLIIGLFFLLIIAPLPVSAGRKQCWVRYIINKACQAYIVAIKSLQVLSFSIEKNNIENHSGHLIIANHPTLLDAIFVLSEIDNVCCIVKANLWKNPLTCIVVTLAGYIPNTSSNLVELATDKLRSNENILIFPEGTRNTYDSQLEFKRGAANIAVLTNCPILPIVIHCAPRTLQKYEKWYQVPASTPHFSLRMLAVINIANCIDTSRPRTVQYRHLTHLLRELYRTNLSA
- a CDS encoding MMPL family transporter, coding for MLLWRSLFFIALVFIGQFFIRSYDHISIDTDLKDLSPALAHQQDLQFAIHTLSEDIERHFILLLSSTNVVQVQQASEFIIKKINAINNLTVADLNDQQSAALLDKLTQHRFQLLTAKQQKNISQLDDDTLIKQAQQRLFQLQGSISLLSFSDDPMGWLNDYILQLMSTSDLQDTHAKKGEIQPANANEKKVFYQPVAITIEHGALQMSTQNILRRQLQTLEKEVLNQYPVSIHHSGVFFFAADAADKAKRDISLISTFSLIGVIALLLVAFRTLSALWLPLLSIILGIAGAFAVTHSWFGSVHILTILSGVSLIGIVIDYSLHYFYHQNANHNNPHNNSGRNNTPEKNKRLHSALLLSLLTSIIGFGALSLSELDSLKKLAVFACCGLTMAWLSVLVLGSWMLRKPVRIDQRHIPALLNLLMRPLRAIGSKVILVFGLTIIICFSVLAYIGIPGNDDPRLFFKPSTDLLKQEQYISKLVNDYEPGRYLVIHGENSEQVYKKFAKLSSATDNSQITTLNSVMNWLPSPMEQRNNYQMQQRLFQNDGVIDKLFTLLDMPDDSAKKLRSEYRQADQYLLTPTDVLGLLPNTMNSLWLDNNGKIYSFALIPKGTDTTAIEIASNEIDGVEYINTVALAEKILQQQRVSAEKLLLYAYALIAILMLLRFRRIEALWMLAVPIIASMGTVIILFLLGQPMNLFHTMALFLILGLGMDYVIFSREMATTALTLQAILLSALTTLLSFGLLSMSSIPVIQAFGLTVLIGNTINLFGALAYAQIHHANKEIKNYATQ
- a CDS encoding acyl-CoA thioesterase; its protein translation is MDSKISISLDFEVPFFDVDSYRVVWHGSYVKYFEVARCKLLEHINYTYDDMERSGYFFPVVDLQIRYIKPLRFRQKVTIIATLHEWECRLVLRYLILDQDSGQHLTKGKTVQAAVSMSDLITQFSCPDILINNVNKMLSVDT
- a CDS encoding acyl-CoA synthetase, coding for MENCIHGVTIPLIQRHRQENIAYIDRPLKVLNGHQGEITAKQFLGHVKQLAKILPEHKYAINLCSNRYLFMVSLCAAIVRKQTSLLPPNKNTVTHKALHKRYGNSYIIHDGTLGKELPQLDLSTLSLLGSDDFEMPMIAANHLAVISFTSGSTGDSQPIEKTWGTLTASTEINRRYMVPNKIDTFYQLATVPGQHMWGLETSILLALMANVCVVDSKPLFPKDIKTLLAVLPSPKILVSTPVHLRALVASSMDFSSIDRVLCATAPLDQRLAQQTESCFSSRLREIYGCSEVGSIAFRATAHHEMWNCFDDIRFTMKADEEVIVSAEHIFNATKLQDKITMLGEKQFRLEGRASDMINIAGKRGSLHEINQVLQVFPGLLDGIVFFPAQNRTVPRLVALVVLKPRVSKQDLLGYLRSRLDITFVPRPIFLLSSLQREDNGKLPRQYLMDLYDDLIRKEKK
- a CDS encoding acyl carrier protein, with product MKYSHEEILDHTKQILIRLFELDESMLTPDARLYEDLDIDSIDTVDMLIELKRFTGANVKPEHFKQARTLQDIVEAVAKL
- a CDS encoding YaiI/YqxD family protein, whose translation is MNIWIDADACPVVIKEILFRAAERTRVVVTLVANQFLRVPKSEVIKFVQVGAGFDVADNEIVKRVTPGDLVITSDIPLANDVIDKGCIALSPRGELYTKENIKGRLTMRDFMDTLRSSGIDTGGPPALSQKDRMAFANHLDKYLATR
- a CDS encoding outer membrane lipoprotein carrier protein LolA, which encodes MRHTLLACCLVLWHSSSIYANDQTMGAALAETLPQHCLLSGNFTQTRRLRTLPAPLVSSGQFFFSCHNGLIWQTESPINETLVYTQQEYYFQIKEEQSPQLLQSRLHDHLAKILLGLMSADKHYLQEQFTINNESNNKMSFILKPKDKQLKRGLKKIILRQENALNTIKIVNINKETTRIVISNTQDLNWQSNNHTQSFCQDLTAKIQLACDILMQPKNHLTLH
- a CDS encoding acyl carrier protein (Involved in the biosynthetic pathways of fatty acids, phospholipids, lipopolysaccharides, and oligosaccharides) produces the protein MTVQTEAEQEMAYLIVDALNLEDIGPGDIDPDEPLFGEGLGLDSIDALEIALAISQKYKVQMQAEEEGTQKAFTSLRTLCEFVEQK
- a CDS encoding OmpA family protein produces the protein MKRSYKILAKTLLAVSVLLAVAACATDDPNKRAKTGAGIGAVVGAILGHQIDDDHNSSKVVGAVAGAIIGGAVGGYMDKQQKEFEEALAEEEAQNAIEIERLKDDTLKLSLNSEVSFDFGKDDVKTSFYPTLDKLSDVINKYDRTVVHVVGHTDNVGSDGFNQRLSERRSQSVVDYMIDRSVQGARLRTEGRGENEPRESNASEAGRALNRRVEIFLKPIVEGEEKQAYDSPDYS